From the Desulfosarcina sp. BuS5 genome, one window contains:
- the ltrA gene encoding group II intron reverse transcriptase/maturase — MGDTQMSQTISTKSREIARTVACNSRPIEWGQPPVLTGGSSLIKIELLAQSNPELVFTSVVHRIDFDLLKQSFRKIRKSKSAGVDKVTAKEYAENLDQNLYNLYERLRRGQYVASPVKRIWIDKEGGKKRPIGIPVLEDKIVQKAAAAILNVIFDRNFYNFSHAFRKGRSQHMAIKDLREQCLKQNISWIVSADITGLFDNINHELLKDMIRRRVSDGGMIRLIGKWLNAGVMEEGNLTYSETGTPQGGVISPVLSNIFLHYVLDDWYVKEVIPRMKGRCSIIRWADDFILGFEYEKDALRVMDVLPRRFEQFELSLHPEKTKLIRFSKRISGKGNGTFDFLGFTFYWSKSLKGYMVIKKKTARKRSSRFMKRIWIWCKDNRHKPMAEQYEILCSKLRGFYQYFGVISNYKVLEVVFEYTEKAWRRWLSRRSHKGEVMFEDLRTTYPLPLPRIVHNI, encoded by the coding sequence ATGGGAGATACACAGATGTCACAAACCATATCAACAAAAAGCCGAGAAATTGCAAGAACGGTCGCTTGCAATTCCAGACCGATAGAATGGGGACAACCACCGGTGTTAACAGGTGGGTCATCCCTTATCAAAATCGAGCTGCTTGCTCAAAGTAATCCTGAACTGGTATTTACATCAGTAGTCCATCGGATAGACTTTGATTTACTGAAACAATCCTTTCGTAAAATTCGGAAAAGCAAATCTGCAGGAGTGGACAAGGTTACGGCAAAGGAGTATGCCGAAAATCTTGATCAAAACCTCTATAATCTGTATGAACGACTGCGGAGAGGACAGTACGTTGCGTCTCCTGTAAAGCGTATCTGGATAGACAAGGAAGGAGGGAAAAAGCGTCCAATTGGCATACCTGTACTTGAGGATAAAATTGTCCAGAAAGCAGCAGCAGCCATATTGAATGTCATATTTGACAGGAATTTTTACAATTTTTCCCATGCATTCAGAAAAGGTCGGAGCCAACACATGGCAATCAAAGATTTACGTGAGCAATGCTTGAAGCAGAATATCAGCTGGATAGTAAGCGCAGATATTACAGGACTATTTGACAATATTAATCACGAGTTACTTAAAGACATGATACGTCGGAGAGTAAGTGACGGCGGAATGATTCGCCTGATAGGGAAGTGGTTGAATGCAGGCGTAATGGAGGAAGGCAACCTGACGTACTCTGAAACGGGCACTCCACAGGGAGGAGTAATTTCCCCTGTGCTCAGTAATATCTTTCTTCATTATGTTTTAGATGACTGGTACGTGAAAGAAGTGATCCCCCGGATGAAAGGGAGATGCTCCATCATACGCTGGGCGGATGATTTCATCCTCGGGTTCGAGTATGAAAAAGACGCATTGCGTGTCATGGATGTATTACCCAGGCGGTTCGAACAGTTCGAGCTGTCACTTCACCCGGAAAAGACAAAACTGATTCGATTTTCCAAACGCATTAGCGGAAAGGGAAACGGGACGTTTGATTTTTTAGGGTTTACATTTTACTGGTCAAAATCATTAAAAGGGTACATGGTAATAAAGAAAAAGACGGCAAGAAAGCGTTCAAGCCGTTTTATGAAGAGAATATGGATATGGTGCAAGGATAACCGTCATAAGCCAATGGCCGAGCAGTATGAGATTCTTTGCAGTAAACTGCGAGGTTTTTACCAGTACTTTGGAGTAATAAGTAACTACAAAGTGCTGGAAGTTGTGTTTGAATATACTGAGAAAGCATGGCGTCGATGGTTAAGCCGAAGAAGTCACAAGGGCGAAGTAATGTTCGAGGACTTGCGCACAACATACCCACTGCCATTACCCAGAATAGTCCATAATATTTGA